One window of Rhinoraja longicauda isolate Sanriku21f chromosome 9, sRhiLon1.1, whole genome shotgun sequence genomic DNA carries:
- the LOC144596766 gene encoding ras-related protein Rab-32-like, protein MASGESGGMAGTEHLFKVLVIGELGVGKTSLIKRYVHQLFSQNYRATIGVDFALKVLHWDSNILIRLQLWDIAGQERFGNMTRIYYKEAVGAIIVFDISRCSTFEAVLKWKSDLDKNVKLPNGKPIPAVLLANKCDQEWDGLENNKSTMDHYCKDNGFLAWFQTSAKDNINVDEAMRYLVENILTIDCIHVSEDTDGDDKIKLTEITEQPESKSQCC, encoded by the exons ATGGCGAGCGGCGAGAGCGGCGGCATGGCCGGGACCGAACACCTGTTCAAGGTGCTGGTGATCGGGGAGCTGGGCGTGGGCAAGACCAGCCTCATCAAGCGCTACGTCCACCAGCTCTTCTCCCAGAACTACCGGGCCACCATCGGCGTCGACTTCGCCCTGAAGGTCCTGCACTGGGATTCGAACATTCTGATCCGACTCCAGCTCTGGGACATTGCag GCCAAGAACGATTCGGCAATATGACACGAATATATTACAAAGAAGCTGTTGGAGCTATTATAGTCTTTGATATATCTCGGTGTTCCACATTCGAGGCGGTTCTGAAATGGAAAAGCGACTTGGACAAAAACGTGAAGCTGCCCAATGGGAAGCCTATCCCTGCCGTGCTCTTGGCCAACAAGTGTGATCAGGAGTGGGATGGTTTGGAGAACAATAAGTCAACGATGGACCACTATTGCAAGGACAATGGCTTTTTGGCTTGGTTTCAAACCTCAGCAAAG GACAATATAAACGTTGATGAAGCCATGCGATATTTGGTGGAGAATATTCTAACCATCGATTGCATCCATGTATCAGAGGACACTGACGGAGATGATAAAATTAAATTAACAGAAATCACCGAACAGCCGGAAAGCAAATCACAGTGCTGCTAA